The DNA segment TTTAGGTAGAGGTCTATCCACTACAACATTTACTTCTCTTAATTGAGGTGTTGCAGCCAATGGAATCGGGACTTCTACTTTACTAACCTTCACCTCCAAAGCTTTTGTTACATCCACATATGCGACCGCCTGATGTGGTACAACGGTCCGTACCTCAGTTATCACGACACCTTTCTCAATCTGAACGGGGATAGGTTTAACCTCATGAACCTTTTCGGCTGGTCGAACTTCAACCGGTCGCGTTGGATGAGCAGGTACTGGTTGAGCCCCAACTGGTTGGGACGGATGGACGGGTTTAACCTCAAGAGGAGCCCCAAATATCTTCATAAAGGGATAGCGATCGATATCATCAGCACTTATAACATAAGGAGTGTCACCAATACCATCAAGATTATTATCTATGCCAGAGTAATCGCTCCAATAATTTCCACCAGATGGGTAACCATTATCCCAAACATTCTTAAAAGATTTGTAAGAATCGACATGTCGAGCGTTATCTATAAAATTGTTATGGAAAATGTTGTTATTCGAAGACGTATTCAAGTAAATACCAAATTTATTATTCATTATATTGTTTCTAATGATGCGATTGTTCGATGAATCGTATAGGTAAATACCATAGTAGAAGTCTTTGATATTTATATTTGAGATTACGATGTTAAACCTCTTGAAAATCTTTATCCCTATTGAAGGGGAGTGCATTGATGGGCCTTGAATTGTATAACCCCCTCCATCGATTACAATATTATCTCTTTCGATGATTATCCCATCTCCAAAACTCACAATATCGCTTTTTAAGGTATAAATCATATTATCGTGAGTTACAATAGGTGCATTCGACGGTTCTATTCTCCCATCAGCTCTTATGTAAATGGTTCCAGTCCATTCTGCACTTACTGGTTGTACATTGAGTGATATACCCATTCCTATGAGTAGTAAAAGAATCATAAGGAGCAATCTCCTACCTAACATATTCATTCGATTTATTGAATAAAGAATTTAAATATTTATATTTTTATATTTTAGTTTTTTAATGAAATTGTTCGATTATTAACGATAATTTTTGGATTATTTCGCAATCGACCTTTGGATCGAATAAATTGTTACTATAAACGTTCATCATGAGCGTTCACACAAAGTATCATCTACCTTTATAAAAGAGGGCTTTTGGAGCTCATCCGTCATTCTATAGGCTCATACGCTCTTAAGGAGCAAAATACTTTTATGTTATTATGATGCGATACTTCATGAGGATTATGAAAGTTATAAATGTAAATGATATACAGAGGGCAGTAAGTAAGGTGTGTATGGAGATCAATTACAATCTACGAGAGGGTATGGAGAAGATCATCGAAGAAGCCTTACAAAAAGAAGAGTCGGAACTTGGAAGGGAAGTTTTGAAGCAGATGTTAGAGAATGTAGCAATAGCGAAGATGGAGAAGATCCCTGCATGCCAAGATACTGGCGTATGTATAGCTTATGTTCAGTTGGGCCAGGATGTGCGTATAGAAGGGGGGTTCCTTTACGATGCTATCAATAGGGGCGTTGCAGAAGGTTATGTAAAAGGTTACTTACGTAAATCTGTAGTGCGTGATCCTCTCAATCGCATCAATACAGGAGATAATACACCAGCCGTGATACATGTGGAGCTTGTACCTGGAGATGAGCTGAAGATCATTCTGATGGCGAAGGGTGCAGGTTCAGAGAATATGGGCCAAGTAAGTATGCTCACTCCAGCCGATGGTTTAGAGGGTGTGAAAAAGTTTGTAATTAAAACTGTGAAGGAAGGAAGTATAAACGCTTGCCCACCAGTGATCGTAGGTGTTGGGATTGGAGGAACATTCGATACCGTAGGATGGTTGGCTAAGAAGGCACTCTTCAGGGGGATGAATGTTAGGAATAAGAATGAGTTTTACGCTAAGCTCGAATTGGAACTTCTTAAAGAGATCAACGATCTCGGTATAGGGCCTGCAGGTTTGGGTGGAAGGATTACAGCGCTAGATGTTAGAATAGAGTATGCACCATGCCATATTGCAGCCTTGCCAGTGGCTGTGAATCTTGAGTGTAATGCACATAGAGTAGGTGAAATCATATTATGAAGATTACTACACCATTAACTGATGATATAGTAAGAAAGCTCAGAGTTGGCGATAGAGTGGAGATAAGTGGAATCATTTATACTGCAAGGGATGCAGCACATAAGAGGTTTATGGATACGATCAATAAAGGTGAGAAATTACCCTTCGATCCTGTAGGCCAAATCATATACTATGTAGGACCTACTCCACCCAAGCCTGGCATGGTAATAGGTTCGGCTGGGCCGACCTCATCATACCGCATGGATGTATTCCTTGAACCCCTTTTAAAGCTCGGTTTAAAGGGTACGATCGGTAAAGGCTATAGAAGCCAAGCAGCGATAGATGCTATGGTAAGGTATGGTGCAGTCTACTTTGTAGCTATTGGAGGAGCGGGCGCATTAATTTCAAAGAGGATTAAAAGAGCGGAGGTGATAGCGTACGAAGACCTCGGTACAGAGGCCGTAATGAAGTTAGAGGTAGAGAACTTCCCCGTCATAGTGGCTAACGATACCCTTGGAAATGATATCTTCAAACTCGGTATACAAAGATATTCAAAAATAAAAGTGTAGATAGTGTAACTCATGATCAGAAAGCCGTAAGCCATCGTAGAGGGAATCGTAGAGGAGTAGCTAACATCTTTATCTATAAATCAATAGCTAGTTACGTAATCTGATCCACTAATTCGCATAGTAGCTTTATTTTCTTGTCCAAGTAATTATATACCCTAATCCCCCTAATATGACCCCAATCGCCAGTATTATGATGAAGGCAGATATCCAAAATGGATAGCCCAATGGAATTCCATAAAAGATGTCGGTATGTACTTTTCCAGCGCTCCAACCTAACCCACCAACTTCTTTAGGTAGCATAGCCGCACCCGCCAAATATCCTCCAATTATCATCAATAACCCGGCACCAGCAGCCCCTACATTATGTAGTATTAATTGAATCCATGCGAATACCTTCGCAATACCTTTGTATGGTTTGCGAAGGGCTACTTCGATGTGATAGTAGAAAAGAGCCGTAACCGCTACAGCAACAACCCCTACGATAAGGTACGTTATGTAACCGACTGTGAGCCATGTGCCAGCCCCTCCGCCAGCTATCACTCTACTAAATTCGGGCTTTAAGAAGCCCAGTTGCCCTATTACGAAGTATAATGTGATGGTCGTGATTATTGCGCCTTGGAGGATGGCAGCTACAATCCACCTAGATGCCCAAACACTTTTTAATTCGTTCATGGTAACCACCATAAATATCGCGTATAACGGTGTTTTATAACATTTTTGATAAAAGAACTCTATAACTCTACTTATAAACATTGAGTAGTACTTTATTTAATGGAGTGACCATATCCCAACCCATGATAGATTTTGTAGAACTTCCTAAACTCCTATTTAGATCAAATCGTTAGCTGTGAATTAAATTCAAGAACAGTTAATCGAGTTAGGGTTTTACCAATCAAGGTGATTATAATAGATGGATCAACTTAACAACTTTCTCAGAAGGGCCTATCTTCACGATATCCTGCTCAGTCACACGCACCCCTCTTCTTGGATAGGATGCACTATATAATCGCGCATCACCACTTCTGAGTAACTTAATGGAGATCGTTACACCGTAAGGAACTCTATACCTTAAAGGATGTAAAGATGTCCCTTCTCTTAAAGTGAACGTAGGTAATATATGACATATACCGACTTCATCTTCATTCAATCTTGTAAAGCCATTTACATTTAACCATTCTCCATTGGTGATCTTATCTATGTATGAGAAGTATCCGGTCGATCCGGCAGGAGTAGTTATGATCACACCATTCCCTATCGCAAGATCTACAAATGAAAAGTTACTACCTTCAACCATCAGTTTATAACGAAGACAATTGCTATCCAAACCCCTCTCTAAATATACATCTGTGAAGATATCATCTAAAACATCTTGATTGAGATAAACCTTTAACATCTTATGTTCAACGATCTTAAATCTACCTTCTTTAATTCTTTGAAGGGCCCTAGGTAGATCGTGAAGATAAGTTTCTGCTAGATATGCTTTACTACCGATTGGTGAATAACTAGGTATACCGACGAAGAGCAAGGGTATTCTTTTAACTGCGCCACAATAGCTGAAGAAACCGTCGCCACCCACCACTATCCCAAAATCGGGCTTCCTTCTACTATAGATGATATTTGCTTGATTTAAAATTTCAATGATATCCTCTAAAGTCGTAACTCTTTGTTCCTCACTTAAGAAAACGGTCGCCTTCATATTCTACTATCAATTCATAGAGGGTTCTTTTTTCCTTTTCTATCTTCATGAAGACCTATCGTTTTAAATCTTCCTTCCCCTTCGTATGACGATCATTAACCGAATAATTCTTTACAATTCTGGTAAAAGTTGTAAAAAAGATAAATCTCATCGGCCCATTTCATAAAATTTTTATAGAATATTTAATTTTGTACCTTAATTCTATGCGATTATTACCATAAAATATTTTAAAAAGTTGCATTATATTAACAAATTCAGAGCAAAATGGGGATCATAATTTACGAGGATAAAACGTTGGAAGATAT comes from the Nitrososphaerales archaeon genome and includes:
- a CDS encoding Fe-S-containing hydro-lyase, which encodes MKITTPLTDDIVRKLRVGDRVEISGIIYTARDAAHKRFMDTINKGEKLPFDPVGQIIYYVGPTPPKPGMVIGSAGPTSSYRMDVFLEPLLKLGLKGTIGKGYRSQAAIDAMVRYGAVYFVAIGGAGALISKRIKRAEVIAYEDLGTEAVMKLEVENFPVIVANDTLGNDIFKLGIQRYSKIKV
- a CDS encoding fumarate hydratase translates to MKVINVNDIQRAVSKVCMEINYNLREGMEKIIEEALQKEESELGREVLKQMLENVAIAKMEKIPACQDTGVCIAYVQLGQDVRIEGGFLYDAINRGVAEGYVKGYLRKSVVRDPLNRINTGDNTPAVIHVELVPGDELKIILMAKGAGSENMGQVSMLTPADGLEGVKKFVIKTVKEGSINACPPVIVGVGIGGTFDTVGWLAKKALFRGMNVRNKNEFYAKLELELLKEINDLGIGPAGLGGRITALDVRIEYAPCHIAALPVAVNLECNAHRVGEIIL